A genomic region of Anopheles aquasalis chromosome Y, idAnoAquaMG_Q_19, whole genome shotgun sequence contains the following coding sequences:
- the LOC126579989 gene encoding uncharacterized protein LOC126579989, with the protein MRFVALVWLMSFVLCLVEANPIESSSVPSSIPEPSAPAPAEGEEEMAPAEEGSKMSKFLDDFTSAFKQGTAKMKESLENAATSVKDGVLQGYDYVRSKLTGDRAVTEEPPPPAGPVPGDQEQPEVAEDTDATPITSTQAAGLTSSLKPARSTPPTVRPSSTGASDEPPGGGAAGAAIGTAHVPAQIVPNDDGAEDDRIFFNDKDLEEAGEGERDGTEQPVGSTTTITTTTTMTPTVDNRFILAGPLACKTGQEAVNGKCRNVF; encoded by the coding sequence aTGCGGTTCGTGGCGCTTGTATGGCTGATGTCGTTCGTCCTCTGCCTGGTGGAGGCGAACCCGATCGAGAGTTCCTCCGTGCCGTCGTCCATTCCGGAgccatcggcaccggcaccggcggagggggaggaggagatggcACCGGCCGAGGAGGGTAGCAAGATGTCCAAGTTCCTGGACGACTTCACGTCCGCCTTCAAGCAGGGCACGGCCAAGATGAAGGAAAGCTTGGAGAACGCGGCCACCTCGGTGAAGGATGGTGTGCTGCAGGGTTACGATTACGTCCGCAGCAAGCTAACCGGTGACCGGGCGGTAACCGAGGAACCCCCGCCGCCGGCCGGGCCAGTACCGGGCGACCAGGAGCAGCCGGAAGTCGCCGAGGACACGGACGCAACGCCAATCACCTCGACGCAGGCCGCCGGGCTCACCTCATCACTCAAGCCAGCACGTTCAACCCCGCCCACAGTACGCCCATCAAGCACCGGTGCCAGTGACgaaccacccggggggggtgcCGCTGGGGCCGCAATCGGGACTGCCCATGTGCCGgcccagatcgtaccgaacgatgatggtgccgaGGACGATCGGATCTTCTTCAACGACAAAGACCTAGAGGAGGCAGGCGAAGGGGAGCGGGACGGGACGGAACAGCCGGTcgggagcaccaccaccatcaccaccaccaccaccatgacgcCCACCGTCGACAATCGGTTCATCTTGGCGGGGCCGCTGGCGTGCAAGACCGGCCAGGAGGCGGTCAATGGGAAATGCCGGAATGTCTTTTAa